A stretch of DNA from Peromyscus maniculatus bairdii isolate BWxNUB_F1_BW_parent chromosome 7, HU_Pman_BW_mat_3.1, whole genome shotgun sequence:
ATCACCCGACCATTACAGGTTCTTCTTTTCCAGAGGTCTCAGCATGCCTACaagcatacattttaaaatctacttCTAATGCTTCTTCCAACTGTTCAGCATTACCCAGgtctgaggagttgatgaggctGAATGAATattaggaaaatgtttaattggccACTATAAACACCTATTATTGTAACACAGAGGAAGCCCTTCATGACTCTTCTAGAAGTTTTTGAAAGATGTGCTTTGTGGTTACTTGAATTTAATTTTCTATGCAAATACCATTCCCGTTCTGTTAAGATAACCCTACCTCTGAGTGAATCAGTCACATTATTTTCAACTTCGAACAAAGTGGTAGATTTTCCAACACATCTGGTTAGAGTTCACAGCACCATTTCAGCACTGAAAATCAATTGCTTTACTGAGGACATCCAACACCTAAGGTTGTACCTGGCATACCATAGATGATCATTACAGTTCTTGGGGCAGATCCTGCTGTGCTGTGCTATGCTGAGTCTGTTTCGTTGGGTCTCTTGATCATGAATGAGCATTGGAGTTAATGTGTTTTTAGTATGTCACTTTGCACTCCTCTCCAGGGTCTTAGATGGTTTCGAAGTGCTGTGCTAGAATCTTgtattttcttccctctcttcatggCATGAGACAAGAGCAAAACTCACACATCCTCAAATGTGAAACACTGATATTTTTTGATTTAGAAAGTTATTATAACCATAGACACAACAGGAActtgaaaaggaaaacatgtgAATTAATATAGCCTTAAGTATTCTCTCTGTATTAAAGGGTTTTTGTTATAAAGATCTGGCACAGTAGAATTTCAAAATGGTGGTTGAGTTATAGGGCAAGAATCTGATGGATTGATGATTATGTTTATCCCTGGAGTATATTTATGTTGGTAACTGCTAaccttttatttaaataaaaccaaTATATCAATTAGCAGTAGAAAACACATACTCTGCCCACACCTAAAGCACATCGCCCTTCACAGACTTCAACATGGAAGAAAGTCAACTTCAAAATGTTGATAAAGCTGTACTTCAGTATGCTCTACTGATTAGAAaatatgagctggagagatggctcagaggttatcaATGCTCTATCCGGCCCATCGTTCCGATCCCAGGACCCACTTCAAGATACTCACAAATGCCTACACCGTCAGGTCCATAGGGTCTGATGACCCCCTCCTGGCTTCtgtgtgaatgtacacacacacacacacacacacacacacacacacacacacacacacacacacaaattaagtaAAAGTcgtgtttaaacaaacaaacaaaacttgaaTTACAAGTCTTCTCAAAGCAGAAAGCTAGAAGGCAAACAGCAAGGAAGGTAGGAAGgcggggaggaaggaaagaaggatagagaggaaggTGCCTTGGTCAGTGTGAGCACACTATTACACAGTTAGTTGAAGCAGACCTACCCTACATACCCTTCTCATTAAGTTGGACCtgtgaaaaaggaaaggaatgtaCAGCAAGATTGTAAATGTAAAGATTGGAATGTAAACTGTTTTTCATCTTAAAGATTCTGTGAATGTTTGGAATGACTTTTGTAGATGAGATAGCTCATTTGATGTTGGAATAGATCCCATGTGACATTGTAAATCTAGTATGTTTGGTGCAAATGACCTTAAGAGTGAGTCTGAAAAATACATGCTAAGGATATTGCATATTTTTATCACTGAGAGAGTCCATGTTTTTCATAGGcgtattgttttatttataaccttcttattcttattcttattcttattcttattattttaacatttaaaaattcttgtgGTGGGGATGGTTCATACCACAGCTCATATGAGCATTTCAGAGGACAAGCTGTAGAAATGAGATATCCCCTCTTGCCATGTCGCTCTCAAGGATGGAATCCAGGAGGTTAGACTTAGTGGAAAGCACCtgccacactgagccatctcactggccctgaccATCTTCCATTTGTAATTACAATTCGTCTTGAGTGCTGATTGAGCACACAgataaaaaaaagacattaatcCAACAGCTCTGATGCATGTAACCCTTGACCCAAGCTGAGCTTATGTTAGAAGGAAATTATCAGCATTAccaagaaaaaagccaaagaaagggAAATGTGATTATTggggaggattttttttcttataaacttTAGGAATTCTTCAAATGACTTAGATCTTGTTTGGGAAACAAGATCACATTGTGATACTGGCAACTGTAGAGCAGCCCTGCCTTTGAAGCAATTCAAGTAGGTGATTTGTCTAAGTTATAGAGAGATATGCTCAGGGCTGGGTACTTCTTAGCTTCAAGTGGATTGACATAAtatcaatatttttaatttttataaaatttaatatgtgtgtatgtatgtgtgactctgtgtgagtatatgtgtatgtgagtgagtactagcagagtccagaagaagacattggatcccccttgagctggagttacagttagctGTGAACCCCCTACATAGATTCTGGGAACTGACCTGGGTCAAGCAAACAGTAATCTTCCGACAgacctatctctccagccctataataTAAGCCCTCTTAATAAGTTATTGCCCAAAATAACTTTCCCTGCATCTGATGGCCTCTGGAACTGACTTTTATTCTTAGGTGTTTTAGGCTGGAGCAAAGGAGAAAGGATTCTACTTCCCACTTTAGTCATACTGAAAGTAACCTTTCTCCAAGTAGTCACAGAGCTGAAAGGCCTAAGCAGATATTTTCAAGACGGCCTAACTGAAATCTTCAACTAGACATTGGGATCCTAGACTATAGTTTATGCTCACCCCCCAAGCCCACCACCATACAGATCAAGAAGTACCAGAATTAAAATAAAGTGCCCAACTTATTTTTTGTGTTACAACTAATTGCCTTTTTTAAGGACAAGAAGAAGAATATGCTTTGGAGATTTCTAATCTCTCCACTGAAGCATCAAAATTAAGTCTGGAGGAAGCATTTACCAAGGGGAATCCAGGATAGAGAAAGCATAAAGCATCATAAAATTGGTTGTGCATGCTGCCCCAAGTGGGCATTTATAAGATTTACCTCAAGAAGGGAGTAGAATCTACTTTAGGAAAGTAGAATACCTTtcctaaagaaaacaaatgtgaaaATAGTCATATCTCTGAGTATGAAAATAAGTCAGGCTAAGGTTTACCTAACTCAGTTGGTAGTATGTTGTCTGGCATGCACTACTAAAACctggtgtgatggtacatgcttgTACTCCTAGTACTCAGTATGTGGATGCAGGGGAGTCAGAAGTATAAAATCATCTTTAGCCATATCTCAAGTCTGAAGCTGGGATGAGAAtcatgagacactgtctaaaaaaagGAATGTGGAGGGGTGGTTAGGAGGGGCTGAAGATATATGGCTATTAGTACAATGCCTGCTGGGCAAGCGTTAGGACCTaagttccatctccagcattcACCAGAAAAGATGGATTAAGTTGGTACCAACTACACTATGGCAGCACGGGGAAgtttccagattcagtgagagaacttatttaaaaaactaaaggGGAAAGCAATTAACGATGACATCCAACtttctgaacctctgaactacacatgtgtgtatatgcacacgtgcatgaacacatcacacacacacacaccccgggcCAGGGTAATTCAAAGCCACTGCTATTGCTAATGTGAAATCATTTTGTTTACATGTCTTTGTAGTCTGAAAGAACAGCTTTTTTCTAGGAACGTATGCAAAATAAACAGCCCTTGGTTTGGACATGCCCTCCTGGAATCTGGTAAGGGAGATGTGTTTTCCCTCTACTAGAATGTTGGGAAACCAACTTGAAACTCCAGCCCTTCCCCTGGATGAGGTTCAGTGATATGGGGTGAAGGAATGGatcccccctccacacacacacacatgctatgatGAATCAGTGATGACTTACATAGTCACCTATCTGTGAACTCAGTCACAAGGCCAAGGCTGGTTGCTAAGATCTTTTTAATGATGACATTGCCAGTGAGTTCATGTCTTAATACTTTCCTGGGACCTACAGCTTGCTCCCTTGTGCAGGGCTTTTATATAACCTGCTTCAGTGCTTTTTTCGAGCTGGACCCTTGACTGGGTGTTTGATATTGCCTGCGACTTCCTTGTCTGGTGATTCCTCTTGCACCGTTGCACTCACCAGCCTAGCACACAAGGGCAACTCTCCTTCAGGAaggaagtgtgtctgtgtgccggTGGTGCCAATCACCAGCACATCTTTCTTCAGGTCAATGGAACACTGATGCCTCCTGAGCATATCAAGCCCTAGAAGGATATCCATGGGCTGCTCCTCCAGTATGGAGAAAGAGCACTGTAAGAAATCACCTTCAATCTGAATCTGGGCCAGATGAACTCGGCCTACAATCCTCTGTGTGCCCACTCCCTTAGCAACCCCAGCCCATCGCCGGTCCACCAGTCTCATGATGTGACATCTCTCAGCACAAGCTTGGCTCATGATAGTCATCTGGGCACCTGAGTCGACAAACGCCTTTAAAGGATGCCCATTCACTTTGCAGTTAATATAGAGCATAGCCACTTGTCCAAAACTCTCCGGAGCCTCTTCCATAGCTATGTTCATATTTTCCTCAATATTCTGCTgtctgatttcttcttctattctaGCCTGAGCTTCCTGATCAAATGGGTCAGCAGAATAAAGACGAAACATCTCTTGTTCTCTCAAGGCCCTTTCCCTCTGCTGCTCCATCAGGacctgagaaaatgtctcaaggTTTCCACTAAGCAGAGCTTCCGCCAAGGCGGGGTTCCGTTCCTTCAACAGGGACAAGTCATGGGGGTTGGAAAGCAACATGCTGCGAATCAGAGCAGGGCTGTCCAGGTTCTGCGCATAGGCCATATTCTCTCCAGAGGCCAATCCGTGGGCTTGTGCTGATGGTATACGttgctgatggtgatgatggtgatgatgctgatgatgctgatgatgctgatgctgatgctgatgctgatgttgGTGTCGGGAACTTGATGTTCCCGGTATGGCTGACCCATTGAAATCTGCTCGTGGCTGGTTTGGGGTCCTTCCTGGAGCCCGAAGTCCCACATTTTCCTTCTGAAGTAGTACAACCATATCACCATCTTTGAAGCCATAGGTGCCCAGGGAGCAGTGATCATCTGTAAGGAGCTGTTCCATGTAGATGAACTGAATCTCCTCAGCAGGCACACCAGACTCAAGTTCACAGAGGACTCTGAAGTTGCAGAGCTCAAAGTCAGGGCTGACCTGGAGGGAAAAGGTTACCTCTGTGAGGTCCCTACGCACACAGTACACAGTTATCAGCATGGTGCACACTCAGGAAAGCCACTTTGGCAGAAAACAGTTGGTAGATCAATTGGTGCTGGTTTGGGCGAATGGCTGGCCGGCCCCACAACACCTTGATATGAAACTCATTCAATTCTCAGAAAGGCAAAGCCAGTGGCCAGAATAGGGGCTGCCTCCCAGCCTCAGTGCCAGCTGATGGCCCCATTGAGCCTCAAGGTAACaagtccatgtgtgtatgtgctgtttGGAACTTAGAATGTCTGTTTCCATAGAAATGGTTAGTCAAAGCCGGGGGGTTCCAAGCCAGGCTCTTCAAAGCCTGCTTAGCACAGGCTGTGCAGAACATCTGAAGTCTCTTAAACATGTTACTATTCAGTCTGTTTACTGTAGACCTGTATTCTACATACTTGTTTTTGTCTCTGAAACAGTGCAGGTGTGACTTGGACATGACAAGGACCATGCTGTATGCTTAGTAGGACACATAGGTGCCTGCCATTGAGGGTAGTAGATGAGTAAATCATGACCCGGGGGTGGGGCATCGTGTCTTTTGCCCTGTCAACCATACAGAGATTGAATCCACTAAAGAAATGATGAGCTGAATGCAGGAGGAACATTTTTCTGGATGAGAAAAGGTTAGTCCTTCAGACAAATTGAGAGACaaaggacaaagaggaagaaCCGGAACTTGTGGtaggaaggaaatggagaggaaTAACAAGGATTTGAGACATATTATGATTGCTGTTGTTTTCATTGAATTGACATATAAAAAGGAGCTTCTTGCAGCATATGAAGGATATTGGGTGGGGGCAAAACAGCTGCTCAGGAAGCTGGGGAAGGGGGCATACTGATAGGGCTTGAAAGCCGAAGACTAAGTAATGGGAAGAGCGGTGTCCTTGGTTAGATGGCCACCATTGATGTGGGTCACATCAAAGACAAAGTTTACATGCAAAAACAGGAAGTCTCTAAAGTGGAAGGCTGGGTAGAAATAGGCCATTGCCTTGCCCAGATGAGTGAAATGAACCTCTGAGGAAACCAGTTCGACACTGATTCTATAGTAAAGTACGTGGCAACCCAGAAGCTAAATATGTCTCTCTCCGACCTTGAGCAGCCCCACCACCCAAACGTGCACCTACCTCAAAGTAGAGACTGAAGACAAGGGTGATTGGGAAGAACTCTTGTGTacccatttttcttgattttaaaatgttctgtgcTATAAAGAGTTCACAGGTCTCTGGCTCCTCCCACCCAGGTGTCTACTTATGAACCAAAGAGTAGTCACAGTTTTGTGCCATGACCTCACATCCATATTGAGGAATTTCAGTTGTACCACATCATACATATCAGCctaaagaaaagatttttgtttatgttttaaaatttctgtttctcttgtttctgtttcaAATGAAAAACTATGTATCCCTTCTTTCTTGCTCTAATTATCTGAATGTTTCCATACTTTTTCTCCTATATTATGAATGTTGACTGTATGTATAATGGGAAGCATTAGCTGGGTTATGGGGACACAGTCATAAATGATGTGAAATGCATGTTGTGTCCTTATAGGACCTCACAGTCTAAAAGagggcacatgcatacacacaaattgGGAAGGTTGGATAGGAGGAAGAAACCACAGTAGAATTCTGAATAGCCTGAAAGAAATCATTCTGAATAGCCTGAAAGAAATCATTTATCGGGAGAACAGACATGGAAGATGGTGAGGTCTGTGGAGGAGTAAAAGATTCCTGAAAGAGACAGGCTTAGCAAGATGAGGGATTGGTTCTGTGGGTGCCCAGTGGTGGAGAAGCAAGTCAGAAGGGGAGGAGGACGCCCTAGTTTAAAGAACTTTTTAATATGGGGAAATATGCAAAATTTTAGGAAAAACCATAACAAAATTTTCTGGGAAGAATATTAATTACATggagaaatttctttttatagACATTTAGACCTATCCAGacattgaatttatttttcattgctgTTGCATGTGTATGCGTGTTCATATCTGCATGGGTGCACAGGAACATGGTGGCCAAGGGTTGCAATGAGGGCTTTTACTTGGCAACTCCTTACATATTAAGGCGGTGTCTGTCACTAAGACCTAAGCTTGCAGACTCAGCCAGTCTGATTGCCCTGGTAGAATCCCTTGGTTCCATCTCTGGGTGCAGGGATCATAGGGTGGTAACCAAGCTTGTTTGGCATCTCTTGGGTGCCAAGATCTGAACTCCTGGCCACACTACTGTGCTGCAGGTGAGTTACCCGTAgagtcaaccccccccccccagtcattTGACTTCTTTACTGTCTCTGTATTCTGATGTTTTCTTAAAGTAAGTAATGGCTTCATGAGTTTGGGAACAGCTGTGATTTGGGACATCTTGTGCAAGCTATCCTGCTCCAGAAGACACTGGGAAAGCTGGTATGACTGGGATTCAGTGATTTCCTTAAGTACATGGAACATTTTGTTCTTAAAACTCTGTTAAATTATGGAGATAACGACTAGggttgtttggtgtgtgtgtgtgtgtgtgtgtgtgtgtgtaagcagctaaaattatttttgtaggaTAAAAGGTGTTTTGTgttgtactgtttttttttttcttttggttttggtaaATCAAAAGTTGAAGGTTTTACATTAAAAGAAGCTAACATCTTTTTAAGTGTTATCATTGCCTAGATACTAGACAGAATTGAGTTTTTTGGGAGTTGTTTTGTTACCTTGCTGTAATAACTTAGTTTTTGTGGCACATTTGTGTTGTTGTAGGCTTTACTCTTTTACCTTTGACCCATAAGGAAGCAAAGAGTCTCTAGGTCTGAGCAGTTAATTCTCATCACAGGAAGGAAGGCTTGGCAGAAATAATCTGGCTTAACCACCCACCCCGCTTTTAAACCTTTTTCACAAAACAGCTGGAATCTCCAAAGCTAAACACAGTCTCCCCAGGCTATTTGGTATTCCTGGTTTGTATATTGCTTAATTCACTGAATTTACACAGCAGTATTGGTGATTCAAATACCAGATGTATAATTTTCTTAactcaaatttttaattaaaagcatcATCTGATTATGTTGTAAACATCGCAATTATAAACACTCCCAAACATCAAATGTGCTGTAAACTCCCACTGCACAAGCCCTGTGGACTGATGACTGTAAATTTCACTGCACAGGCCCTGTGGACTGATGGGTATTGGGAACTAACCCGGTTTGCACGTGTAGCTAACTGGAGGTTATTGCAACTTCTCcaggaatattttaaatatttactgaaatttATTTCTTGGCAAATGTAGAACATAATTGAATCTTTCTCTGATAGTGAGACTCCTGCAAAGTCTTGTGGCTATCACTCAGAAAATTAGTTCTCATTGCATGGCCTAAACACTCAGAGACTGGGGGAGTGAACACTGATTTCATACTAGCTAAGGAAAATCAAGACATTTTTCTGTAATAAATCCATGGTAAAAGCTTCTgtatttcacttctttttaaaacattaatgcagtggttctcaaccttcctaatgctgtgatcctttaatacagttcctcatgttgtggtgatccccaaccatgaaattattttcattgctacttcataactgtcattttgctactgttatgaatcataatatgactatctgatatgcaggacatctgatatgtgacccccgtgAAAGAGTCActcaaccccaaaggggttggaACCCACAGGTTCAGAACTGCTGCCTTAATGCAACAATATCAACAAAAACTCAGATAATCAATGGTTGCACAATCAGTTGGTGTTTAAGGCATTATATATTGCtttacaaagcaaaataaacatggggtttatttttgtgaaaaaaTAGAATGTCtgattaaattttatgttttatatatataagaatAAAAGCCTATATAGTGCTTCTATTTGCTTACCCTGTTTAGAGTCCTTCCATTACAATCTGCCTGATGGCTCAGGATGTTGCTCAGTAGCTGTGAGGGCTGCCTAGCTCTGGGAGGCCCTGAGTTTCTTCCCTAGTACTCCGAAAGAGAGAACGTGTGCAGAGTTCAGTTCCCTAAGACCAGTGTAAGGTTAGGTCTCCTAGTAGCTGTCAGTAATCCCAGCCCTCCTAAAGCAAgctggagacagaaacaggagaagCCCTGGAGACTTGTGGCTGACTAGCCT
This window harbors:
- the Ddi1 gene encoding protein DDI1 homolog 1, producing the protein MLITVYCVRRDLTEVTFSLQVSPDFELCNFRVLCELESGVPAEEIQFIYMEQLLTDDHCSLGTYGFKDGDMVVLLQKENVGLRAPGRTPNQPRADFNGSAIPGTSSSRHQHQHQHQHQHHQHHQHHHHHHHQQRIPSAQAHGLASGENMAYAQNLDSPALIRSMLLSNPHDLSLLKERNPALAEALLSGNLETFSQVLMEQQRERALREQEMFRLYSADPFDQEAQARIEEEIRQQNIEENMNIAMEEAPESFGQVAMLYINCKVNGHPLKAFVDSGAQMTIMSQACAERCHIMRLVDRRWAGVAKGVGTQRIVGRVHLAQIQIEGDFLQCSFSILEEQPMDILLGLDMLRRHQCSIDLKKDVLVIGTTGTQTHFLPEGELPLCARLVSATVQEESPDKEVAGNIKHPVKGPARKKH